In a genomic window of Colius striatus isolate bColStr4 chromosome 2, bColStr4.1.hap1, whole genome shotgun sequence:
- the LOC133624800 gene encoding uncharacterized protein LOC133624800 isoform X7 — MHVFATFAQAVHVVLLKRYWPNCRDTQFKAKYYIFQDQEGESSSTDDVAYETPAPKLSKQDGIFQSGWAEELRDVLGFATTRSIVNLGKTMVLSSGLMQGRGTMLGTMALRSPVELNPYELVRTPPLERKAPYVLGSELPGGLRCCEKAQSRGTPEGIIPTAAQDSWEQSFSVSGDVTVGFGYMPRLSSVLLETPLPGALQVAEPLLQPAGVVLESSQSILHPTSRLEDLNDLKFMIKPTCTSHMDLAAHLSSLSPGRRRSQENTDTTMSGGLSTVNLEKEESYPQSNIPVGDADALAKGLMASLSSPYEVVNRDYSHLLPEKSQRCQSCSRHLPITQPELEKNSLQYKRLMDISSLESFRGVVRGETALHPTAPWDILQEHHHLRGQSSRVLHSALTDHVSLPQHAQAHVSPAAEKAHGPSLGVKSCCHQSDQAAQPGLVVPPLSTRLEHPSTAISTLRTETVPVLVVSCTEPVPADFGSTDVIPEPPLPLGTEPVSKVISPPAALHLEPSSLRQRAGISPASPEEQEMVSPSPPCHPSAVSELGADGSPGCLHPGIQKQVLEKTGGQQEASAPLGLPTGGPSPASVTNPKPGVGLPWPEDHKSRGSGLASPSLPDTWGVRREGRVVPAQHQGTGASDKLAFPSILGGFKVQKTTKALQVGAGEWRNSSSSATPAHSGSPVAQEGETVSRGQKLPELSDSASRNTEVPEGQQQTHAELGPPWAMQYSPVRSCHLVFRDGSGMFSLPLHADVTTTIWCNWTIVAGSQKHVVIYIQGFQGSDGCGKNQDKIIFQGVSSSVETKVVYACHNRGTLVFAAQAAAVHVLFLSGSGSPSHQYEHFKGQYYVFRDSETVGSSNDIIAPQQPFQEVSRKGSQRTAVTKGLLTMLKASLGPSGALSAGRIQPELVSPDEEAQDPPDLVVDAQSGADLNNLDLNECGQLLSKRELERTLKDDSTKGRGTKDGVLMEPSPTRQGNGSKAELSALGPSKGDEELVSALVTIAPCSSVVIPSSEMPNSNRSVSAKSSSLGQAKDGLSEEVVAAAHPTQASVLEEPLLNTSTKPSLYPSPNVTAGGVMSPEEGDKELLDLFSALASLENDTVLQSQHHPGDVLFEVTTEIKSKDWISRSGSDLLESMKNHIQENLKLSTNRVNEIKLKEIKRTSDANLLLTFWLHLKPEERNVSLLLHSQLQELLGTSAGVEKLQLISLYVEDVNECRAGVSLCGEGAECFNGVGTYLCRCKKEYEDHSPTKSGTLCIRPPLSGISIFLRHADMLVGAAIVAVLAMLVAAVALCRASRQQQHGRRSPSPEEPPVRAAEEPAMELHDLGQCLHLDPFQLKLRARPPEWLWAVRAHPDRAYQGFQDQSPPL, encoded by the exons ATGCATGTTTTTGCCACCTTTGCCCAGGCTGTCCACGTTGTGCTGCTGAAGAGGTACTGGCCAAACTGCAGAGACACACAATTTAAAGCAAAGTACTACATCTTCCAAGATCAGGAAGGTGAATCTTCTTCCACAGATGACGTGGCTTATGAAACTCCTGCTCCAAAACTATCAAAGCAAGATGGTATTTTTCAGTCTGGATGGGCTGAAGAACTTAGAGATGTGCTGGGCTTTGCAACCACACGTAGCATCGTGAACCTTGGCAAGACCATGGTGTTGAGCAGTGGATTGATGCAGGGAAGAGGGACCATGCTGGGTACTATGGCTCTGAGAAGTCCTGTTGAGCTCAACCCATATGAATTAGTGAGGACTCCACCCCTGGAGAGAAAAGCTCCTTATGTGCTGGGGTCTGAGCTACCAGGAGGTCTGAGGTGCTGCGAGAAAGCTCAAAGCAGAGGAACCCCTGAGGGTATAATCCCCACTGCAGCACAGGATAGCTGGGAGCAGAGTTTCTCTGTGAGTGGGGACGTGACTGTGGGTTTTGGTTACATGCCCAGGCTTTCAAGTGTGCTTTTGGAAACTCCTTTGCCTGGTGCCTTGCAGGTAGCAGAGCCTCTTTTGCAGCCAGCAGGTGTAGTTCTGGAGAGCAGCCAGTCCATCCTGCACCCTACCTCGAGGCTGGAAGATCTGAATGACCTAAAATTTATGATTAAACCAACATGCACAAGTCACATGGATTTGGCTGCTCACTTGTCATCTTTGTCCCCTGGCAGAAGACGAAGCCAAGAGAACACAGATACCACCATGTCTGGAGGGCTCAGCACAGTCAacttggagaaggaagaaagctaCCCTCAGTCAAACATCCCAGTGGGGGATGCTGATGCCCTTGCCAAGGGCCTGATGGCCAGCCTGAGTAGCCCCTATGAAGTGGTAAACAGGGACTACTCACATTTGCTGCCTGAGAAAAGCCAAAGATGCCAAAGCTGTTCTAGGCATTTGCCCATCACTCAACctgagctggaaaaaaacagccTCCAATATAAGAGGCTCATGGATATTTCCTCCTTGGAAAGTTTTAGGGGAGTTGTCAGGGGGGAAACAGCATTGCATCCCACAGCACCGTGGGACATTCTGCAAGAGCATCATCATTTGCGTGGCCAGAGCAGTCGTGTCCTGCACTCAGCCCTTACAGACCATGTGAGCCTTCCCCAACATGCCCAAGCACATGTCAGTCCAGCTGCTGAGAAAGCTCATGGGCCTTCCTTGGGTGTAAAAAGCTGCTGCCACCAAAGTGACCAAGctgcacagccagggctggtTGTACCCCCTTTGTCAACCAGGCTGGAGCATCCTTCCACTGCCATTTCCACCCTACGGACAGAAACAGTCCCTGTGCTGGTTGTCTCCTGCACAGAACCTGTCCCTGCAGACTTTGGCTCTACTGATGTCATCCCTGAACCACCTCTTCCTCTGGGTACAGAGCCTGTGTCCAAGGTGATCTCTCCACCAGCAGCTTTGCATTTGGAGCCCAGCAGCCTCAGGCAAAGGGCAGGCATCTCACCAGCTAGCCCAGAAGAACAGGAGATGGtctccccttccccaccctgCCACCCATCAGCAGTCTCTGAACTGGGTGCAGATGGGTCTCCCGGATGCCTTCACCCTGGGATCCAAAAGCAGGTTCTGGAGAAAACAGGTGGCCAACAAGAAGCTTCAGCCCCTCTGGGCTTGCCAACTGGAGGTCCTTCCCCAGCTTCTGTCACCAATCCAAAGCCTGGAGTGGGGCTTCCCTGGCCTGAGGATCACAAGAGCAGGGGCTCTGGGTTGGCATCACCTTCCCTACCTGACACCTGGGGAGTGAGGAGAGAGGGTCGTGTGGTGCCTGCGCAGCATCAGGGCACAGGTGCTAGTGACAAACTGGCTTTTCCCTCCATCCTTGGTGGATTTAAAGTGCAGAAAACCACCAAAGCTCTTCAAGTGGGTGCAGGAGAGTGGAGAAATTCCTCTTCCAGTGCCACTCCTGCACACTCTGGCTCTCCTGTGGCCCAGGAGGGAGAAACAGTGTCAAGAGGCCAAAAGCTTCCAGAGCTCTCTGATTCTGCATCCAGAAACACCGAGGTACCAGAAGGACAGCAACAGACACATGCTG AGCTAGGACCTCCCTGGGCAATGCAGTACTCCCCTGTCAGGAGCTGCCACCTTGTCTTTCGGGATGGCTCTGGGATGTTTTCTCTGCCCCTGCACGCTGATGTGACAACCACCATCTGGTGCAACTGGACCATAGTGGCAGGCTCCCAGAAGCACGTTGTCATCTACATCCAGGGCTTCCAGGGGAGCGATGGCTGTGGCAAGAACCAGGACAAGATAATCTTTCAGGGGGTCTCATCAAGTGTGGAAACCAAGGTGGTGTATGCCTGTCACAACCGAGGAACTCTCGTCTTCGCCGcacaagctgctgcagtccatgttttgtttctgtcagGGAGTGGTTCCCCAAGCCATCAATATGAACATTTTAAAGGACAGTATTATGTGTTCAGAGATTCTGAAACTGTAGGCTCTTCAAATGATATCATAGCTCCccaacaaccctttcaggaggTCTCCAGAAAAGGGAGCCAGAGGACAGCAGTAACAAAAGGTTTATTGACCATGCTGAAAGCCTCCTTGGGCCCATCAGGTGCTCTCTCTGCTGGCAGGATCCAGCCTGAGCTTGTGAGCCCAGATGAGGAGGCTCAAGACCCTCCTGATCTTGTGGTAGATGCTCAGTCTGGTGCTGACCTGAACAACCTTGACCTGAATGAATGTGGTCAGCTGTTGAGTAAAagagagttggaaaggacccttAAGGATGACAGCACCAAGGGCAGAGGAACCAAAGACGGAGTGTTGATGGAGCCATCTCCAACTAGGCAAGGCAATGGGTCTAAAGCTGAGCTGTCTGCTTTGGGGCCTTCCAAGGGGGATGAGGAGCTGGTGTCTGCTCTGGTCACCATAGCCCCATGTTCCTCGGTGGTCATTCCTTCCTCAGAGATGCCCAACAGCAACAGAAGTGTCTCTGCCAAATCATCTAGCCTGGGTCAGGCCAAGGACGGCCTGTCAGAAGAAGTGGTTGCTGCTGCACACCCCACACAGGCATCAGTGCTGGAAGAGCCACTGCTAAACACGAGCACAAAACCTTCTCTCTACCCCTCTCCTAATGTGACTGCTGGAGGTGTGATGTCTCCAGAAGAAGGGGACAAAGAGCTCTTAG aTCTGTTTTCTGCCCTGGCATCTCTGGAAAATGACACAGTATTGCAATCCCAACACCACCCTGGAG ATGTGCTGTTTGAAGTAACTACTGAAATCAAATCCAAGGACTGGATTTCTCGTAGTGGAAGTGATCTCCTTGAATCTATGAAGAACCAT ATCCAGGAGAACCTGAAACTTTCTACCAACAGAGTCAATGAAATAAAGTTAAAGGAAATCAAAAG GACCAGTGATGCCAACCTGCTCCTCACCTTCTGGCTGCACCTGAAGCCGGAGGAGAGAAAtgtgtctctgctcctgcactctcagctgcaggagctgcttggCACCTCGGCAGGAGtggagaagctgcagctcaTTTCGCTGTATGTTGAAG ATGTGAACGAGTGCAGGGCTGGGGTCAGCctctgtggggagggggcagagtGCTTCAATGGTGTGGGCACCTACCTCTGCCGCTGCAAAAAGGAGTATGAAGATCATTCTCCCACCAAGTCTGGCACCCTCTGCATCCGCCCTCCCCTCTCAG GGATCAGCATCTTCCTCCGCCACGCTGACATGCTGGTGGGGGCAGCCATTGTGGCTGTGCTGGCCATGCTGGTGGCTGCCGTGGCCTTGTGCAGGgcctccaggcagcagcagcatggcaggAGGAGCCCAAGCCCTGAGGAGCCGCCGGTGAGGGCTGCAGAGGAGCCAGCCATGGAGCTGCATGACCTGGGGCAGTGCCTACACCTCGACCCCTTCCAGCTGAAGCTGCGGGCCAGGCCCCCTGAGTGGCTGTGGGCTGTCCGGGCTCACCCTGACCGGGCGTACCAGGGCTTTCAGGACCAGTCCCCTCCGCTCTGA